A genomic window from Deltaproteobacteria bacterium includes:
- a CDS encoding O-antigen ligase family protein, translating into MKWVVFIVAALCLYPAGRWLRERPALRHLAWALIGFLPFYAAPSYSLYFFAEYPGDTHGLEVGIIDWLVLSLLLAYRRPARPLPYRFPLVLYLLVALLSATQAQWLVLSAGYAWKLGRMYLLFAVVWRAGEDRPVPAAILRGMTLGLVYEGVLVLWQHYGLGLFQANGSFAHQNTLGALLNLVVMAPLALILAGPTSLLTRLAPIAALAAALFTVSRGALLFLGTGSALVFLGSAFRRYTVRKAWICMIGLVLAAASVPMALSKIESRTAEERARSMEHREKLEFAASLMLHEHPLGVGPNAFMSQLLFGGYADRSGLTWSERVALVHNIYTLTAAEMGYAGVVALVVLFLVPLASALRYGLRMRHDRRGDVLLGLGVGLMIFYAHGFFEWVWRQTEVSYVYFAIIAIVAVLTRQIDDDSRERRAVRLVQPVRGTAGPDGAVASVADLKSSSSLRASRRTS; encoded by the coding sequence GTGAAGTGGGTTGTCTTCATCGTCGCCGCTCTGTGTTTGTATCCTGCGGGCCGATGGCTCCGAGAACGCCCGGCGCTCCGACATCTCGCGTGGGCGCTGATCGGCTTCCTGCCCTTCTACGCCGCCCCGAGTTACTCCCTCTACTTCTTCGCAGAGTACCCTGGGGACACGCACGGCCTCGAGGTCGGGATCATCGACTGGCTCGTCCTGTCCCTCTTGCTCGCGTACCGGCGGCCCGCCAGACCGCTGCCGTACCGATTCCCCCTCGTACTCTACCTCCTCGTCGCCCTCTTGTCCGCCACCCAGGCGCAGTGGTTGGTGCTCTCGGCCGGCTACGCGTGGAAGCTCGGCCGCATGTACCTCCTGTTCGCGGTCGTCTGGCGAGCAGGCGAGGACCGGCCGGTGCCCGCGGCGATCCTCCGTGGCATGACGCTCGGGCTCGTCTACGAGGGTGTTCTGGTGTTGTGGCAGCACTACGGCCTGGGGCTCTTCCAGGCCAACGGGAGCTTCGCCCATCAGAACACCCTCGGCGCCCTGCTGAATCTGGTCGTGATGGCGCCGCTCGCGCTCATCCTCGCGGGCCCTACTTCCCTGCTCACAAGGCTGGCGCCGATCGCCGCCCTCGCCGCCGCGCTCTTCACCGTGTCGCGAGGAGCCTTGCTCTTCCTCGGCACGGGCAGCGCGCTCGTGTTCCTCGGCTCCGCGTTCAGGCGATACACCGTTCGCAAAGCCTGGATTTGCATGATCGGCCTCGTCCTCGCCGCGGCGTCCGTCCCAATGGCACTCAGTAAGATCGAATCCCGCACCGCCGAAGAGAGAGCCCGGTCGATGGAGCACCGGGAGAAGCTGGAGTTCGCTGCGTCTCTGATGCTGCACGAGCATCCGCTCGGGGTCGGGCCAAACGCCTTCATGTCCCAGCTGCTCTTCGGTGGATACGCAGACCGCAGTGGGCTCACGTGGAGTGAGCGCGTGGCGCTTGTCCACAATATCTACACGCTGACGGCGGCAGAGATGGGCTACGCGGGGGTCGTTGCGCTCGTCGTCCTCTTCCTCGTCCCGCTCGCGTCGGCGCTTCGGTACGGCCTTCGAATGCGACACGACCGTCGAGGCGATGTTCTCCTTGGCCTGGGTGTAGGATTGATGATCTTCTACGCGCACGGCTTCTTCGAGTGGGTCTGGCGCCAAACCGAGGTCTCGTACGTGTACTTCGCGATCATCGCCATCGTCGCTGTCCTGACCCGGCAGATCGACGACGATTCGCGGGAGCGCCGCGCGGTCCGGCTCGTTCAGCCGGTGCGAGGGACCGCCGGACCGGACGGTGCCGTTGCTTCCGTCGCCGACCTGAAGAGCTCCAGCAGCCTGCGGGCTTCCCGCCGGACGTCATGA
- a CDS encoding 5-oxoprolinase/urea amidolyase family protein: protein MPELQKLCDGAALLSLPNQQALDLAASLADDPPEGLLDAVPGARTLLLLYDPDLLDVKRLDLSRRGDRPPPRTVRIQACYDGADLEEVARELGVAAEEVVRRHARAEHVVSFLGFAPGFAYMTGGFPVARLHTPRVRVPAGSLAVADGYTGIYPAETPGGWRLLGRVSARMFDPAADPPALLRPGDRVVFEPVRKLPRPPRRPRPPAPSGEPLLRVIAPGAFTSVQGGPRHGLASSGVPAGGAMDLASLAAANRALGNDPFAAALEITLTGPELEALQDLRLALGTDVRPIKRGDRLATGQVRRGVRAYLAAEGGLALPLPGEPIRALTAGEVLHGASGSRRQGAEPPRLPIRWGEPLIEVRAHRGPQWHFFASPEDFFDREYRVTPSSDRRGLRLHGPAMALARRSDIPPEGTAPGAVQVPGDGMPIVLGPDRPVTGGYAKIATVMPADFPLLAQAGPGTAVRFVEQRWT from the coding sequence TTGCCTGAGCTGCAAAAGCTCTGCGACGGCGCGGCGCTGCTCTCGCTGCCGAACCAACAGGCGCTCGACCTGGCTGCATCGTTGGCGGACGATCCTCCCGAGGGGCTGCTCGACGCCGTTCCCGGCGCGCGGACCCTGCTCCTGCTCTACGATCCCGACCTGCTCGATGTGAAGCGGCTGGATCTTTCGCGCCGCGGAGATCGGCCTCCGCCGCGCACTGTCCGCATCCAGGCCTGCTATGACGGCGCCGATCTCGAGGAGGTTGCGCGTGAGCTCGGCGTCGCCGCGGAAGAAGTCGTGCGCCGCCATGCTCGCGCCGAGCACGTCGTCTCGTTCCTCGGATTTGCGCCCGGGTTCGCTTATATGACGGGCGGGTTTCCCGTCGCGCGTCTGCACACTCCGCGCGTCCGCGTGCCCGCCGGGAGCCTGGCGGTGGCGGACGGATACACCGGGATCTATCCGGCGGAGACGCCGGGAGGGTGGCGCCTGCTCGGGCGCGTCAGCGCGCGCATGTTCGATCCGGCCGCCGATCCTCCTGCGCTGCTGCGGCCGGGAGATCGCGTCGTTTTCGAACCGGTTCGAAAGCTCCCGCGTCCGCCGCGACGCCCGCGGCCTCCGGCTCCTTCCGGAGAGCCGCTCCTCCGCGTCATCGCTCCCGGAGCATTCACCTCGGTGCAAGGCGGCCCGCGACATGGGCTCGCTTCGTCCGGGGTGCCCGCCGGAGGCGCAATGGATCTCGCTTCCCTTGCGGCGGCGAATCGCGCTCTCGGCAACGACCCGTTTGCCGCGGCATTGGAGATCACGCTGACCGGGCCGGAGCTGGAAGCGCTGCAGGACCTGCGACTGGCGCTCGGAACCGATGTCCGCCCAATCAAGCGCGGTGACCGCCTGGCCACCGGTCAGGTGCGTCGAGGCGTGCGCGCATACCTCGCCGCCGAAGGCGGCCTTGCCCTGCCCCTGCCCGGCGAACCCATTCGCGCGCTGACTGCTGGCGAAGTGCTCCACGGCGCATCGGGCTCGCGGCGGCAAGGCGCCGAGCCGCCACGTCTGCCGATCCGCTGGGGCGAGCCGCTCATCGAGGTACGCGCCCATCGCGGTCCGCAATGGCACTTCTTCGCCAGCCCGGAGGACTTCTTCGACCGCGAGTACCGCGTCACGCCGAGCAGCGATCGCCGCGGATTGCGTCTCCACGGTCCGGCAATGGCGCTCGCGCGGCGTTCCGACATTCCGCCCGAAGGGACCGCTCCGGGCGCCGTCCAAGTGCCCGGCGACGGGATGCCCATCGTGCTCGGTCCCGATCGCCCCGTCACCGGAGGATATGCGAAGATCGCGACGGTGATGCCCGCGGACTTCCCGCTGCTGGCGCAGGCGGGGCCGGGGACGGCGGTACGCTTCGTGGAGCAGCGATGGACCTGA
- a CDS encoding NAD(P)/FAD-dependent oxidoreductase, which produces MDLKADVAVIGGGVIGFAIARALSLAGRDVILLEAERAPGMHASSRNSEVLHAGFYYVPGSLKARLCVAGRRSLYAYAKEKGIAHRRVGKLVVATSESEIATLQKYAAQGAANGVEGLSLLSAAEARELEPDVRCVAALCSGETGIIDSHGLLRALRSDAESHGAAIALNSPVLSGRVRSDGIELDVGGEAPTRLRCAAVVNAAGLCAQAVARSIEGVPPATIPPCYYARGHYFVFSGASPFHHLVYPVAVAGGLGIHVTLDLEGHARFGPDVQWIDSIDYSFDETRAPQFAAAIRQYWPALPADGLQPGYTGIRAKLGPAGSAAQDFLFQGPRDHAVPGLVALYGIESPGLTASLAIAEHVMNLLR; this is translated from the coding sequence ATGGACCTGAAGGCCGACGTCGCAGTCATCGGCGGCGGCGTCATCGGCTTCGCGATTGCGCGGGCGCTCTCGCTGGCTGGGCGCGACGTCATCCTGCTCGAGGCCGAGCGGGCGCCCGGGATGCACGCCAGCTCGCGCAATTCCGAGGTGCTCCACGCCGGGTTCTACTACGTGCCGGGCTCGCTGAAAGCGCGCCTGTGCGTCGCCGGGCGCAGATCGCTCTACGCGTATGCGAAGGAGAAGGGGATCGCGCATCGGCGCGTCGGAAAGCTGGTCGTCGCCACCTCAGAATCGGAGATCGCGACGCTGCAGAAGTATGCCGCGCAGGGCGCTGCCAATGGTGTCGAGGGGCTCTCGCTGCTTTCCGCAGCCGAGGCGCGAGAGCTCGAGCCTGACGTGCGCTGCGTGGCGGCGCTGTGCAGCGGGGAGACTGGAATCATCGACTCGCACGGGCTGCTCCGTGCGCTGCGCTCTGATGCGGAGTCGCACGGCGCAGCGATCGCGCTCAACTCACCCGTACTGAGCGGGCGGGTCCGGTCCGACGGCATCGAACTGGACGTCGGCGGCGAGGCGCCAACACGCTTGCGCTGCGCAGCCGTCGTGAACGCGGCAGGCCTCTGCGCGCAAGCGGTCGCGCGATCCATCGAGGGCGTCCCTCCAGCGACGATCCCGCCCTGCTACTACGCGCGCGGGCACTACTTCGTGTTCTCGGGAGCGTCGCCGTTCCACCATCTCGTGTACCCGGTGGCTGTCGCGGGCGGGCTGGGGATCCATGTGACGCTGGATCTCGAAGGGCATGCGCGGTTCGGGCCCGACGTACAGTGGATCGATTCGATCGACTACTCGTTCGACGAGACCCGTGCGCCGCAGTTCGCGGCGGCGATCCGGCAGTACTGGCCGGCGCTGCCCGCGGACGGCCTGCAGCCGGGGTACACGGGGATTCGGGCGAAGCTCGGGCCGGCCGGGAGCGCCGCTCAGGATTTTCTCTTTCAGGGCCCGCGCGACCATGCAGTTCCCGGGCTCGTCGCTCTGTACGGAATCGAATCCCCAGGGCTGACGGCGTCGCTCGCCATCGCGGAGCACGTGATGAACCTGCTGCGCTGA
- a CDS encoding class I SAM-dependent methyltransferase: MEVKTPYLPLIWCPPNWGNLTLHQESCRRVLLAVGLLLCDTVGGSRGRVWDTCNPESQPRCMAGTRRFPSRRASRHDRLARENGHGVHVSDTSYSAPYEFHGWLDSGPQDYHAYLAPKVLSLIPPNTRRIVDIGCGNGYLVGLLADRGFDVIGVDASADGIAQARAAHPGARFEQVSVDSELPPKIGTDFDLVIATEVIEHLPAPRTLLRGGFQLLRPGGRMLISTPYHGYLKNLALSIAGAWDWHFKVDWDGGHIKFFSTKTLGRMVLDSGFESVEFAYAGRTVWLWKSMIALASKST, translated from the coding sequence GTGGAGGTCAAGACACCGTATCTGCCTCTCATTTGGTGTCCACCAAACTGGGGCAACCTCACCCTCCACCAGGAGAGTTGTCGCAGGGTTCTCCTTGCGGTCGGACTCCTTCTCTGCGACACTGTAGGCGGTTCGAGGGGGAGAGTCTGGGACACCTGCAATCCCGAGAGCCAGCCGCGCTGCATGGCTGGAACGCGAAGATTCCCTTCGAGGAGGGCTTCGCGACACGATCGCTTGGCACGAGAGAACGGTCACGGAGTCCATGTGAGCGATACGAGCTATAGCGCGCCCTACGAGTTCCACGGATGGTTGGATTCGGGCCCGCAAGACTACCACGCATACCTGGCACCGAAGGTGCTATCGCTCATCCCACCGAACACGCGGCGAATCGTCGACATCGGGTGCGGAAACGGATACCTGGTCGGCTTGCTCGCCGACCGAGGTTTCGACGTCATCGGCGTCGACGCCTCGGCGGACGGAATCGCGCAGGCGCGAGCCGCACATCCCGGTGCGCGTTTCGAGCAAGTCTCAGTCGACTCCGAATTGCCGCCGAAGATCGGTACGGACTTCGATCTCGTGATTGCGACCGAGGTGATCGAGCATCTCCCTGCGCCGCGGACCCTTCTGCGTGGTGGCTTTCAGTTGCTTCGCCCCGGCGGGCGGATGCTCATCAGCACCCCGTATCACGGGTACCTCAAGAATCTTGCTCTCTCGATAGCAGGCGCATGGGATTGGCATTTCAAAGTGGATTGGGATGGGGGCCACATAAAGTTCTTCTCTACAAAGACGCTGGGGAGGATGGTCCTCGACTCTGGCTTTGAATCGGTCGAGTTCGCGTACGCAGGGCGAACGGTGTGGCTATGGAAGTCCATGATAGCCTTGGCCTCCAAGTCCACGTAG
- a CDS encoding glycosyltransferase family 4 protein yields MKVAYLVSAYPRITHSFIRREIRALESLGVEVVRFSVHPLDSDPLGARTLVTEADCEEHERTRAILSAGVMAYASALIAEALQRPGAFARALFTALTMGWRSERGLLRNLGYLAMASVLVRWLRKEGIAHLHAHFGNNAPAVALLCRQLGGPTFSFTVHGQEDFDTFREKASDASFLVAISSFGRAQYYRRLDQRDWSKVHVVRCGLDPELLTAPLTPVPEARRLVCVARLSPEKGHLVLLEAAARLAAEGMSFEIMLAGDGPLRPAIEEQLKTLRLQDRVRLCGWMSEEQVREAIVASRAVLVPSFSEGLPVVVMEALALGRPAICSAISGIPELVLPGLTGWLVPAASVEALVRAMREALEAPRAQLETMGRAGAALVAERHDVRREARRLLELFRSATEATAPSGPAVPRTG; encoded by the coding sequence CTGAAGGTCGCCTACCTCGTCTCTGCCTACCCGCGCATCACCCACTCCTTCATACGGCGGGAGATCCGAGCACTGGAGTCACTCGGCGTCGAGGTGGTGCGCTTCTCCGTGCACCCGCTCGACTCGGACCCGCTGGGGGCACGAACACTCGTCACCGAGGCTGACTGCGAGGAGCATGAACGAACGCGGGCGATCCTCTCGGCGGGCGTCATGGCGTACGCATCGGCCCTGATCGCTGAGGCGCTCCAGCGTCCGGGGGCATTCGCCCGTGCCCTCTTCACCGCGCTTACCATGGGGTGGCGGTCGGAGCGCGGCCTCCTGCGCAACCTGGGGTACCTGGCGATGGCCTCGGTCCTGGTCCGCTGGCTTCGCAAGGAGGGCATCGCGCACCTCCACGCGCACTTTGGCAACAACGCGCCGGCGGTAGCGCTGCTCTGTCGTCAGCTCGGCGGGCCCACCTTCAGCTTCACCGTCCACGGGCAGGAGGACTTCGATACCTTCCGGGAGAAGGCCTCCGACGCCTCGTTCCTCGTCGCGATCAGCAGCTTCGGGAGAGCCCAGTACTACCGCCGGCTGGACCAGCGCGACTGGTCGAAGGTCCATGTGGTTCGCTGCGGGCTGGACCCCGAGCTGCTCACTGCCCCGTTGACACCCGTGCCCGAGGCGCGGCGGCTCGTCTGCGTGGCCCGGCTCTCGCCCGAGAAGGGACACCTAGTCCTGCTGGAGGCCGCGGCCAGGCTGGCCGCCGAAGGGATGAGCTTCGAGATCATGCTAGCGGGCGATGGACCGCTCCGACCCGCCATCGAGGAGCAGCTGAAGACGCTTCGGCTACAGGACCGCGTCCGGTTGTGCGGCTGGATGAGCGAGGAGCAGGTGCGCGAGGCGATCGTCGCGTCGCGCGCCGTTCTGGTCCCGAGCTTCTCGGAGGGGCTGCCCGTCGTCGTGATGGAGGCGCTGGCGCTAGGACGGCCGGCCATCTGCAGCGCGATCTCCGGCATACCCGAGCTCGTCCTGCCGGGTCTTACCGGCTGGCTCGTTCCGGCGGCATCGGTCGAGGCCTTGGTGCGGGCGATGCGGGAAGCGCTGGAGGCGCCGCGGGCCCAGCTCGAGACCATGGGCCGTGCCGGCGCAGCGTTGGTGGCCGAGCGTCATGACGTCCGGCGGGAAGCCCGCAGGCTGCTGGAGCTCTTCAGGTCGGCGACGGAAGCAACGGCACCGTCCGGTCCGGCGGTCCCTCGCACCGGCTGA
- a CDS encoding lipopolysaccharide biosynthesis protein, translated as MNRHTSEGDSSPDFAGFGGDDPGALEWTATPADMIRLALASAQRHARLIAAFFLLGVGGSIGYLVICTPKYRVETTVLTQRAQALPSPIRSTVQDDPTHSANELVHRRENVLALIQQANLYSPAAGPPVGETRPPLLARFVGLVSDESADRDPLDGLVKRLDKALVVTTNDATITISIDWPDPSQAYHLVETATENFLETRHIQEITAIDEVVSMLKGRAAALRDQLDRVTEEAQRQAARQETGSSPDQTSVPAPPQSGGEELVRLKAMVDAKERAIQDVEELRRRQLADLQAQLDQRRAVFTDAYPAVIALRQDIEALSHDSPQIVKLRGEHQKLQQEYLARLARRRSVPPSTRPRMSQQTGSIGVEQNEAVRDARFQYQQVVERLNSAQLELDAARVAFKYRYSVIWPAEVPTKSVSPKAWKVFGLGIPGALFLAMLAAVLIELRRATVLCRWQVERGLGLPVLAELKRS; from the coding sequence ATGAACCGTCACACGTCAGAAGGGGACTCGTCGCCGGATTTCGCCGGATTTGGCGGCGATGACCCAGGGGCTCTGGAATGGACCGCGACCCCGGCAGACATGATTCGCCTCGCGCTGGCTTCCGCACAGCGGCATGCTCGCCTCATTGCAGCATTCTTCCTGCTCGGGGTCGGTGGTTCGATTGGGTATCTTGTGATCTGCACACCGAAGTACCGCGTTGAGACCACGGTATTGACACAGCGTGCGCAAGCGCTCCCCTCGCCGATCCGATCCACCGTTCAGGATGACCCGACACACTCGGCCAACGAGCTCGTGCACCGCCGCGAGAACGTGCTGGCGCTGATCCAGCAAGCGAACTTGTACTCGCCTGCAGCCGGCCCCCCTGTTGGCGAAACCCGCCCACCCCTGCTCGCGCGCTTCGTGGGTCTAGTCAGTGATGAATCCGCCGACCGCGACCCGCTGGACGGCCTGGTAAAGCGTCTCGACAAAGCGCTTGTGGTCACTACCAACGACGCAACGATCACCATCTCGATCGATTGGCCCGATCCTTCGCAGGCGTACCATCTCGTCGAAACCGCCACCGAGAACTTTCTGGAGACACGTCACATCCAAGAGATCACAGCGATCGACGAGGTCGTCTCCATGCTAAAGGGGCGAGCCGCCGCGCTCCGGGATCAACTCGATCGCGTCACAGAGGAGGCCCAGCGTCAGGCTGCGCGCCAGGAGACAGGCTCCTCTCCGGACCAGACGTCGGTCCCGGCTCCGCCCCAATCGGGCGGGGAGGAGCTGGTGAGGCTAAAGGCGATGGTCGACGCCAAGGAGCGGGCCATCCAAGACGTGGAAGAACTCCGGCGTCGGCAGCTTGCGGATTTGCAGGCACAGCTCGATCAGAGACGGGCAGTGTTTACCGACGCCTATCCGGCGGTCATCGCGTTGCGGCAGGACATCGAGGCGCTCTCGCACGACTCGCCGCAGATCGTGAAGCTCCGCGGCGAGCACCAAAAGCTACAGCAGGAGTACCTGGCTCGCCTTGCGCGACGTCGCTCAGTCCCACCGTCCACACGTCCGCGCATGTCGCAGCAAACGGGATCTATCGGTGTGGAGCAGAACGAGGCCGTGCGCGATGCGCGGTTTCAATACCAGCAGGTCGTCGAGCGACTGAACAGCGCGCAACTCGAGCTCGACGCCGCGCGCGTCGCCTTCAAGTACCGTTACAGCGTGATCTGGCCGGCGGAGGTCCCGACCAAGTCAGTATCGCCGAAAGCTTGGAAGGTCTTCGGTCTTGGCATTCCTGGAGCGCTCTTCCTCGCCATGCTCGCTGCAGTTCTGATCGAATTGCGTCGCGCGACCGTTCTGTGCCGGTGGCAAGTCGAGCGCGGCCTTGGGCTTCCCGTCCTGGCAGAATTGAAACGCTCGTAG
- a CDS encoding CpsD/CapB family tyrosine-protein kinase, which yields MLDERVSFFAPIDVLDYVSVAGIFSAANANFAADIPRPVKAPVRSIAILPPVVRNPLALKVATAADVVVICVEIGKTRLSAVRRTIELIGRDHVAGCVLIG from the coding sequence ATGCTCGACGAGCGCGTCAGCTTCTTCGCGCCCATCGATGTGCTCGACTACGTGTCGGTCGCAGGCATATTCAGCGCTGCCAACGCGAATTTCGCAGCCGACATCCCACGTCCGGTGAAGGCGCCCGTGAGAAGCATCGCCATACTGCCGCCGGTCGTCAGGAATCCGCTTGCGCTAAAAGTAGCTACCGCAGCCGACGTCGTGGTCATCTGCGTCGAGATTGGAAAGACTCGGCTTTCCGCCGTACGTCGCACGATCGAATTGATCGGACGCGATCACGTCGCCGGGTGCGTGCTCATCGGCTGA
- a CDS encoding MFS transporter, with product MSKVERATFRACFGGWALDGMDFQFYSFIIPSLIAGWHLSKAQAGTLQTSTLLASALGGWMAGLIADRIGRVRTLQITILWFALFTGLCGLAQSYGQLLAARSLMGLGFGGEWAAGAVLMGEVIAARHRGKAVGAVQSGWALGWGAAAILYTVMFSILPEQTAWRVLFLAGILPSLLVLYIRRNVEEPAVFRAARQSGARGRFWEIFAPDMAATTALAALLATGAQGGYYAITTWLPTYLKTVRGLSVFNTGGYLGVVIAGSFCGYLVSAVLSDQLGRKRNFYLFSLCSMATVLIYTLVPISDRAMLVLGFPLGFFASGIFSGMGAFFTELFPTRVRGSGQGFSYNFGRGVGALFPTVIGFLAASMPLGRAIGIFAASAYALLFVAALMLPETRGRELAAVA from the coding sequence ATGTCGAAGGTCGAGCGGGCCACCTTCCGGGCCTGCTTCGGCGGCTGGGCGCTCGACGGCATGGATTTCCAGTTCTACAGCTTCATCATCCCGTCGCTGATCGCCGGCTGGCACCTCTCCAAGGCGCAAGCGGGCACCCTGCAGACGAGCACGCTGCTCGCTTCCGCGTTGGGCGGCTGGATGGCAGGGTTGATCGCCGATCGCATCGGGCGCGTACGGACGCTGCAGATCACCATCCTCTGGTTCGCGCTCTTCACCGGACTGTGCGGACTGGCGCAGAGCTACGGGCAGCTGCTCGCCGCGCGCAGCCTGATGGGACTCGGATTCGGCGGGGAGTGGGCCGCGGGGGCGGTGCTGATGGGCGAGGTGATCGCGGCGCGGCACCGTGGAAAAGCCGTCGGCGCCGTCCAGAGCGGCTGGGCGCTCGGTTGGGGCGCGGCGGCGATCCTCTACACGGTGATGTTCAGCATCCTCCCCGAGCAGACCGCCTGGCGCGTACTGTTCCTCGCCGGCATCCTGCCCTCGCTGCTCGTCCTGTACATCCGGCGCAACGTCGAGGAACCCGCCGTGTTCCGCGCTGCGCGGCAGAGCGGCGCGCGAGGCCGCTTCTGGGAGATCTTCGCTCCCGACATGGCGGCGACCACCGCCCTCGCGGCACTCCTCGCCACGGGCGCGCAGGGCGGCTACTACGCGATCACGACCTGGTTGCCGACGTACCTCAAGACGGTGCGCGGGTTGTCGGTCTTCAACACCGGCGGGTACCTCGGCGTGGTGATCGCAGGCTCCTTCTGCGGATACCTGGTGTCCGCGGTCCTCTCCGACCAGCTCGGACGCAAGCGCAACTTCTATCTCTTCTCGCTCTGCTCGATGGCGACGGTGCTGATCTACACGCTGGTCCCGATCAGCGACCGGGCCATGCTCGTGCTGGGCTTTCCGCTCGGGTTCTTCGCGAGCGGCATCTTCAGCGGCATGGGCGCGTTCTTCACCGAGCTGTTTCCGACGCGGGTGCGCGGGTCGGGTCAAGGCTTCAGCTACAACTTCGGGCGCGGAGTGGGCGCGCTGTTTCCGACCGTGATCGGCTTTCTCGCCGCTTCCATGCCGCTGGGGCGCGCCATCGGCATCTTCGCAGCGTCCGCCTACGCGCTCCTGTTCGTCGCGGCCTTGATGCTTCCCGAGACCCGCGGCCGGGAGCTGGCCGCCGTTGCCTGA
- a CDS encoding WecB/TagA/CpsF family glycosyltransferase: MNVDVDDVTMDEVLFSFREGLLLTLHVDMIMKLQKDREFYEMLPEFDVVTCDSQILFAAAKILGTPLRERVSGSDFFPRFYSGHKNVEGITIFICGGGPGIAEISRRNINAAVGREMVVGTDSPPRDFDTRLGEVDRMISKINDSRATVLVVGLGAGRQEKFIVRYRDRMPHVKTFLPLGGTIDYEANTLQRPSRWMTDAGLEWLYRLVREPRQRWHRYLVHQPPVLYLLAQQRLGLYRNPFGASVATAS, encoded by the coding sequence TTGAACGTCGATGTCGACGACGTCACGATGGATGAGGTGCTCTTCTCGTTCCGCGAGGGGCTGCTCTTGACGCTTCACGTGGACATGATCATGAAGCTACAGAAGGATCGTGAATTCTACGAGATGCTGCCCGAGTTCGATGTCGTAACCTGCGACAGTCAAATCCTCTTCGCGGCCGCGAAGATTCTCGGAACGCCACTCCGCGAACGCGTGTCCGGTTCCGACTTCTTTCCGCGATTCTACTCAGGGCACAAGAACGTCGAGGGCATCACAATCTTCATCTGCGGGGGTGGTCCCGGAATCGCCGAGATCTCACGCAGGAACATCAATGCGGCCGTGGGCCGCGAGATGGTCGTCGGAACGGACTCCCCTCCTCGCGACTTCGATACGCGCCTCGGCGAGGTGGATCGGATGATCTCCAAGATCAACGATTCCCGCGCAACCGTACTTGTCGTCGGTCTGGGAGCTGGGCGGCAGGAGAAGTTCATCGTGCGATACCGCGACCGGATGCCTCATGTGAAAACCTTTCTTCCGTTGGGAGGAACGATCGACTACGAGGCCAATACCCTGCAGCGTCCATCCCGCTGGATGACTGATGCGGGGCTGGAGTGGCTGTACCGTCTGGTTCGCGAGCCGCGACAACGATGGCACCGGTACCTCGTTCATCAACCGCCAGTCTTGTACTTGCTCGCTCAGCAACGGCTTGGTCTGTATCGCAACCCATTCGGAGCGTCCGTGGCGACTGCCTCATGA
- a CDS encoding Gfo/Idh/MocA family oxidoreductase has translation MRIGIVGAGKMGLSHYAIANALPNASVAAVCDTSRYILSVLRKYAGIETHTSYEEMIDQTRLDCIFIATPTSMHFECAKHALERDLHVFVEKPLTLSASESRTLADLAAQRGRVNMVGFHNRYIGTFREARRLLEAGALGRVTSIHGSAIGPVVVKQQASTWRSRKAEGGGCLHDYACHVVDLMNFLVGPPTKVFKARMQSIFSRNVEDAVSAEFEYRGGAVGTLETNWSDDSVRKMTTKINIQCTNGELAVDRQELKVLCGTAFDGYQEGWNTRWITDLQEGVAFYLRGEEYTAQVAAFLSSIRSGSVVHENSFASAYETDRVLDLIARADQAAA, from the coding sequence ATGCGAATCGGCATCGTTGGCGCAGGGAAGATGGGCCTCTCACACTATGCGATCGCGAATGCGCTGCCGAACGCGTCGGTAGCAGCGGTCTGCGACACGTCGCGGTACATCCTTTCTGTGCTGCGGAAGTACGCCGGCATAGAGACGCATACCAGCTACGAAGAAATGATCGATCAGACCCGCCTCGACTGCATCTTCATCGCCACCCCGACATCGATGCATTTCGAATGTGCGAAGCATGCACTGGAGCGAGATCTCCATGTGTTCGTGGAAAAGCCGCTCACTCTCTCGGCCTCGGAGAGCCGAACGCTAGCGGATCTCGCTGCTCAGCGCGGGCGCGTCAACATGGTGGGATTCCACAACCGCTACATCGGCACGTTCCGTGAGGCCCGCCGGCTCTTGGAGGCGGGCGCGCTCGGTCGCGTCACGAGCATCCATGGCAGCGCCATCGGGCCTGTCGTCGTGAAACAGCAGGCGTCGACCTGGCGGTCGCGGAAGGCGGAGGGCGGCGGGTGCCTGCACGACTACGCGTGCCACGTGGTGGACCTGATGAATTTTCTGGTCGGTCCGCCGACGAAGGTTTTCAAAGCCCGAATGCAGAGCATTTTCTCGCGCAATGTGGAGGACGCAGTATCCGCTGAGTTCGAGTATCGCGGTGGTGCGGTCGGCACTCTTGAAACCAACTGGAGCGACGATTCAGTGAGGAAGATGACCACGAAGATCAACATCCAGTGCACGAACGGGGAATTGGCGGTCGATCGGCAAGAGTTGAAAGTACTCTGCGGCACCGCGTTCGATGGTTACCAGGAAGGCTGGAATACGCGCTGGATCACCGATCTGCAGGAAGGCGTTGCGTTCTACCTGCGCGGTGAGGAGTACACCGCGCAGGTAGCTGCTTTTCTCTCGTCGATCCGGTCGGGGAGCGTGGTGCATGAGAACTCGTTTGCCAGCGCTTACGAGACCGACCGGGTCTTGGACCTCATCGCCCGCGCAGACCAGGCCGCCGCTTGA